A region from the Alphaproteobacteria bacterium genome encodes:
- the tatC gene encoding twin-arginine translocase subunit TatC produces MNEPQSELMEAPLLAHFAELRRRVVLCAGLFLALFCAAYFYAEDIYQFLLVPLADVLKGEDRRLIYTALTEAFMTYMKVSFFAALFLTFPIMANQIYRFIAPGLYKHEKQLVMPFFVAVPALFFMGAAFAYYVLIPFAWKFFVGFETLGGSGHLAIQLEARISDYLDLVMQLVMAFGVAFQMPVLLVALIAAGLISSQSLAKKRRIAIVIIFIIGAILTPPDVLSQISLSLPLCFLYECSIWTGKLIERRKLRYARHSVDT; encoded by the coding sequence ATGAATGAACCACAAAGCGAATTAATGGAGGCGCCGTTACTGGCGCATTTTGCCGAACTCAGGCGCAGGGTCGTCCTCTGCGCGGGTTTGTTCCTTGCTTTGTTTTGCGCAGCATATTTTTATGCCGAAGACATTTATCAGTTTTTATTAGTGCCACTTGCTGATGTATTAAAAGGGGAGGATCGCCGATTGATCTATACGGCACTGACCGAAGCATTCATGACCTACATGAAAGTCTCTTTCTTTGCGGCTTTGTTTTTAACGTTTCCGATTATGGCTAATCAGATTTACCGTTTCATAGCGCCTGGGCTCTATAAGCATGAAAAGCAATTGGTAATGCCATTCTTCGTTGCGGTGCCTGCTCTCTTTTTTATGGGTGCGGCATTTGCTTACTATGTGCTTATTCCGTTTGCATGGAAATTCTTTGTTGGATTTGAAACCTTGGGAGGATCGGGGCATTTAGCAATTCAGCTGGAAGCCAGGATCAGTGATTATCTGGATTTAGTGATGCAGCTGGTGATGGCATTTGGAGTAGCATTTCAAATGCCTGTATTGCTTGTGGCCTTGATTGCAGCCGGTTTAATCTCATCGCAGTCTTTGGCTAAAAAACGTAGGATTGCTATCGTCATTATCTTTATCATTGGTGCTATATTGACTCCTCCAGATGTTTTGAGTCAAATTTCACTTTCCTTACCGTTATGCTTCTTGTACGAATGTTCTATATGGACTGGTAAACTTATTGAAAGGAGGAAACTGCGTTATGCTCGACATTCAGTGGATACGTGA